The following proteins are encoded in a genomic region of Oncorhynchus kisutch isolate 150728-3 linkage group LG18, Okis_V2, whole genome shotgun sequence:
- the LOC109909397 gene encoding olfactory receptor 4S1-like, whose protein sequence is MTIEFNSSQEIVFVLHGLNVTQINKHIYFSFTLILYIFTIFVNLILIVTIFLEKMLHEPMYLFLCNLCINGIYGASAFYPKILYDLLFDSHVITYIGCMTQILVIYSYAFCEFTSLTVMAYDRYVAICKPLQYHSIMTTRKVWTLLLLTWLFSWLESGFGMGITAKLPLCGLDIDKPYCSNWAVVKLSCVDTTLNNLYGFIATFSHISQMILIVISYVNIIKASLRSRAERKKFMQTCLPHLITLTNFTISLTFDVMFARYGSNTSLLALRNIMAVEFLVVPPLVNPIIYGMKLTRIRNRVGQMFKLKVAALT, encoded by the coding sequence ATGACAATAGAGTTCAACTCCTCCCAGGAGATAGTGTTTGTGCTGCATGGACTGAACGTGACACAGATAAACAAACACATCTACTTCTCATTTACTCTCATCCTATACATCTTCACCATTTTTGTGAATCTGATACTGATCGTTACCATTTTTCTGGAGAAAATGTTGCATGAACCTATGTATTTATTTCTCTGTAATCTGTGTATTAATGGTATCTATGGTGCTTCAGCTTTCTACCCAAAGATACTTTATGACCTTTTATTTGACTCTCATGTGATAACATACATTGGGTGCATGACCCAGATATTGGTAATCTACTCCTATGCTTTCTGTGAATTCACCAGCTTGACAGTGATGGCATATGACAGGTATGTTGCCATCTGTAAACCGTTACAATACCACTCTATCATGACTACTCGAAAAGTGTGGACACTGCTTCTTCTTACGTGGCTTTTCTCATGGCTAGAAAGTGGCTTCGGGATGGGAATAACAGCTAAATTACCCCTCTGTGGCCTCGACATCGATAAACCCTACTGCTCAAACTGGGCGGTCGTGAAGCTCTCATGTGTTGACACCACTCTGAACAACCTTTACGGCTTCATTGCCACTTTTTCTCACATCTCTCAAATGATACTCATCGTGATTTCTTATGTGAACATCATCAAAGCGTCTTTGCGTTCCCGGGCGGAGAGGAAGAAGTTCATGCAGACCTGTCTGCCTCATCTGATCACCCTCACTAACTTCACCATATCCCTCACCTTCGATGTGATGTTTGCTCGCTACGGCAGCAACACCAGCCTGCTGGCCCTGAGGAATATCATGGCGGTGGAGTTCCTTGTTGTGCCTCCTCTGGTGAACCCTATCATATACGGGATGAAACTCACTCGGATTCGGAATAGAGTTGGACAGATGTTTAAACTTAAAGTTGCTGCCTTGACCTAA